From Caulobacter segnis, a single genomic window includes:
- a CDS encoding 3-hydroxyacyl-CoA dehydrogenase NAD-binding domain-containing protein, which produces MENFKIEVDSDGVALVTFDVPGRSMNTLTASVIKEIGEVVETIKSDAAIKGAVITSGKTTGFCAGADLGELGGSGGLAGGAAGGEAGLKAAFDAGFALNKAFRALETCGKPVAAAINGLAMGGGLEITLACHYRVVADNPKIQLALPEAKVGLLPGAGGTQRLPRLMGVMAAAPYLLEGKSMKPAEALANKVVHEVVPADQVVEAAKTWVKTKGDPVALWDKKDFKLPGGGPYTPTGSQVFIMGNAMLRKQTYGNYPAQLNILKAVYEGLQVPFDAAIRIETRYFLKTMMSPQAKGMIRTLFLSLQELGKGSGRPANVPPSEAKKVAVLGAGMMGAGIAYVQAMAGIETVLIDQSQEAADKGKGYAEGLVKKAVSRGKLTAEKGEAILALIHPTADYDQVKGSDLVIEAVFENREVKASVTKLAEAQLAEDAIFGSNTSTLPITGLAKASVRPKNFIGIHFFSPVDKMGLVEIIMGAETSPEALAKSIDYVLKIKKTPIVVNDSRGFYTSRCFGTFVQEGLEMLADGIAPAIIDNVGRATGMPRGPLEMNDDVALDLGYKVTQQTKKDLGDKFEDRPFAPIIEKMVVELQRFGRKNGKGFYDYPENGPKTLWKGLSDLAPVKIADADQALIQEIRTRLLYRQAVEAARCFEEGVITDPREADVGAILGWGFAPWTGGPISLIDGVGAKAFVETCDRLAQQYGKRFAPPALLREMAEKGETFYGRFGVKAKAAA; this is translated from the coding sequence ATGGAAAACTTCAAGATCGAGGTCGATTCCGACGGCGTGGCCCTGGTCACCTTCGACGTGCCCGGCCGCTCGATGAACACCCTGACCGCTTCGGTCATCAAGGAAATCGGCGAGGTGGTCGAGACCATCAAGTCGGACGCGGCCATCAAGGGCGCGGTCATCACCTCGGGCAAGACGACCGGCTTCTGCGCCGGCGCCGACCTGGGCGAACTGGGCGGCAGCGGCGGTCTCGCCGGCGGCGCGGCCGGGGGCGAAGCGGGCCTGAAGGCGGCCTTCGACGCCGGCTTCGCCCTGAACAAGGCGTTCCGCGCGCTGGAGACCTGCGGCAAGCCGGTGGCCGCCGCGATCAACGGCCTGGCCATGGGCGGCGGTCTGGAGATCACCCTGGCCTGCCACTATCGCGTGGTCGCCGACAATCCGAAGATCCAGCTCGCCTTGCCGGAAGCCAAGGTCGGCCTGCTGCCGGGCGCCGGCGGCACCCAGCGCCTGCCGCGCCTGATGGGTGTGATGGCCGCCGCGCCGTACCTGCTGGAAGGCAAGTCGATGAAGCCGGCCGAGGCCCTGGCCAACAAGGTCGTGCACGAGGTCGTCCCCGCCGACCAGGTGGTCGAAGCCGCCAAGACCTGGGTGAAGACCAAGGGCGACCCGGTCGCCCTGTGGGACAAGAAGGACTTCAAGCTCCCGGGCGGCGGTCCCTACACCCCGACGGGCAGCCAGGTCTTCATCATGGGCAACGCCATGCTGCGCAAGCAGACCTATGGCAACTACCCGGCCCAGCTGAACATCTTGAAGGCGGTCTATGAAGGCCTGCAGGTGCCGTTCGACGCGGCCATCCGCATCGAGACGCGCTACTTCCTGAAGACGATGATGTCGCCCCAGGCCAAGGGCATGATCCGCACCCTGTTCCTCAGCCTGCAGGAACTGGGCAAGGGCTCGGGCCGTCCGGCCAACGTGCCGCCGTCGGAAGCCAAGAAGGTCGCCGTTCTGGGCGCGGGCATGATGGGCGCGGGCATCGCCTATGTCCAAGCCATGGCCGGCATCGAGACCGTCCTGATCGACCAAAGCCAGGAAGCCGCCGACAAGGGCAAGGGCTACGCCGAGGGCCTGGTCAAGAAGGCCGTCTCGCGCGGCAAGCTGACGGCCGAGAAGGGCGAGGCCATCCTGGCCCTCATCCACCCGACCGCCGACTACGACCAGGTCAAGGGCAGCGACCTCGTCATCGAGGCCGTGTTCGAGAACCGCGAGGTCAAGGCCTCGGTGACCAAGCTCGCCGAAGCCCAACTGGCCGAGGACGCGATCTTCGGCTCCAACACCTCGACCCTGCCGATCACCGGCCTGGCCAAGGCCTCGGTGCGTCCGAAGAACTTCATCGGCATCCACTTCTTCTCGCCGGTCGACAAGATGGGCCTGGTCGAGATCATCATGGGCGCGGAGACTTCGCCGGAAGCCCTGGCCAAGTCGATCGACTACGTCCTGAAGATCAAGAAGACCCCGATCGTCGTCAACGACAGCCGCGGCTTCTACACCAGCCGCTGCTTCGGCACCTTCGTGCAGGAAGGCCTGGAGATGCTGGCTGACGGCATCGCCCCGGCCATCATCGACAATGTCGGCCGCGCCACCGGCATGCCGCGCGGCCCGCTGGAGATGAACGACGACGTCGCCCTGGACCTTGGCTACAAGGTCACCCAGCAGACCAAGAAGGACCTCGGCGACAAGTTCGAGGACCGTCCCTTCGCCCCGATCATCGAGAAGATGGTGGTCGAGCTGCAGCGCTTCGGCCGCAAGAACGGCAAGGGCTTCTATGACTATCCGGAGAATGGGCCCAAGACCCTGTGGAAGGGCCTCTCGGACCTCGCTCCGGTAAAGATCGCCGACGCCGACCAGGCGCTGATCCAGGAGATCCGCACCCGGCTGCTGTATCGCCAGGCCGTCGAAGCCGCCCGCTGCTTCGAGGAAGGCGTCATCACCGACCCGCGCGAGGCCGATGTCGGCGCCATCCTGGGCTGGGGCTTCGCGCCCTGGACCGGCGGCCCGATCAGCCTGATCGACGGCGTCGGCGCCAAGGCCTTCGTCGAAACCTGCGATCGTCTGGCCCAGCAGTACGGCAAGCGCTTCGCGCCGCCGGCCCTGCTGCGCGAGATGGCCGAAAAGGGCGAGACCTTCTACGGCCGCTTCGGCGTCAAGGCGAAGGCGGCGGCCTAA